GCTCAGTCCAAGAGCTGGTATATAAAATAAAGTAGGTGCATTTTCCTCTGATTGCAACTTAAGCAACAGCAGCTAGTGGAAATATGActttagaaaaagaagaggaaattaatgaaatgccaacaaaacaaagtaaagaaattataaaagtgATTTTCTGACTGTCATGCAAGAGACCTCTAACTATGATGCATACATAAGGCTGAAAAATATTTTGCCACTTTGTAAATATGAAACTGATAGTGCGGAAACTATTTACAATGTCACATGTTAATACTTACTACTATTGATGGGCCCAAGACGTTTTGCCACCATAAATAGTACTTCCGGACACCAAAAGTGGGGAATTCTTGGGAAGATTTTGCCCGTGTCAGAGGGAAGGTGAAAGCCTAGCTCTCCGAGCAGCTGGCGGAACTTTAAGGAGGAAAAAGCCTCTTCTTGCTCACTTGTCCAAGGTACTAGTGGTATAGATTGGTttgatactgtaaaaaaaaagaaggaaaaaagataaaactaaGACACTaccaaaaagatagagaaaaaaaaaaattaaatctttCATAATGGTCACTGAACTGAATGTCTTCAACAAATATCACCaaataatgaaacaaagacaTACATGTAAAATGACAGGGAACAGGTTCTGCCTTTGGTAGATTTGGGCCAACCATCTTCAGCTTTGAATAACAGGCTTCTAAGAGTTGTAGTTGCAACCACTGGACCTGAGCCCCATACCCTTCTTCTTTAAGTTGGCCTGAAAGAAATATAAGATGttaaaatctaaaaagaaaaagaaagacaaagaaaaagaagaagaaaaaaaatacacagtgtTCTCAAATGCTTTCCTGAAAATGTTTAAGGCAatataacaaagatagtacacacCTATAAGCATTGTAATGGTAGTGTTGTCATCCCAGTCAGTGCTATCTTCTGTACAGGTCATGTTGCTTTCTGCACTTTCTTCGGTCTTGTCTGATGAAGCACCTAAGagcaaacatataatatatgtgaaaaaCAGTTATTTCAGAAAGGCTTCTAATTTTTTTAAGCAATATCTTACTTGGCATTTCAAGGACACATTCTATGATACAATGTACCTGTCAAATTGTCTAAGCTAAAAATTTGCTTGCTCCATACAAAAAAGATATCAAATATCAAATCTGATATCACTTACAACCCAACTTCAAATAACAAACCTTGAACTGAATCACTTGTTTCCTTGTGCAATGGGATGATCTTCTCCTCCAAGTTCTTTGCATTGTCAACCTCCTGCAATGCCAGTTTCTTACTCTTAAGTGGGCCAAGCAGTGGCATCATCGCATGAACTTCGTTGATGTTCTTCTCAGAATATTTCTTGTTGATGTTCTTGAGTGTATGCTCTGGTGCAGACTGCGGTACATCCATGGATTCCTCCGAGTCACTGCTCACTTGCATGACATCGCACTCCACACTCAGGGCCCCTTCACTCTTGCTGGCCAGGGGCTCAATCTTGTGAAAAAAATCAGCATATAGGCAACTTGAaaaccaaacaaagaaagaatctaCTCACAGTGAAAATGTTTAAATTCTAAGATTCTTATGAAAAatttaaaagatttttaaaaattacagaAAAATACTACAGAAACTCACTGGTGGTATTTCAGCACAAAGTTTTGAAcattcacttgtagttataaatcCTCGGGCAAGCAACTTCTGGATAACCTGTCATGGAAAACACTAGTCAAGAAAAGTGGAAGTAACAACTATTGTATATTACAAACATTAGTCCATTACATTAAaggtgttatgataattattcatgttgactttccctctcttctgcaCATGTACCCAGGCCCATGAAACACATATACCTGGCTATACATCAGTCTTACAGTTGCAAACTTATAAACCCAGTTGACCAAACATCCAGTATGgacttacatatacattcatatgtaagtgtccataagtacatatataaatatccttacaaacacatacacacatatacaccttgcTTGAACGCACTCcatgcacaaacacactaaaGGACAGACATGTATGTGCACTTACTCACTAGttcatgtgtgtacacaaaacacacacacaccagcacagacgcacagacagacagacagacagacagacagacacaaaacacacacacacacacacacacacacacacacacacacacacacacacacacacacacacacacacacacacacacacacacacacacacaagaaaaaaaagaaaaaattaaatactTCTTTCTTAATAGGTTCTTCTATTGAATCATCACAGCATATTTCCTTGATCTTGTCCATCAAATCTTGCTCACTGGTGGAGGCAGTGTACAGAGAGTAGAGCTGGTCTAGGTCTTCATCCCTAAGAAGGAAACTCAGTGTTAGATTTAAGGGACCAACAAAGTGACAGTATCCAAATATATCAAAAAGACAAAAGTAGCATATCTTCTTTATATCTAACAATTAATCTTTTGATTCAGATACAGTCGTGTTATTTATTCCAAAACTCACAGGATAAACTACTCCTTTTGAAACATTTACTgattaaactgataataataccatttttGCATAATAACACTGTTATCTACTTAATCACTCCTTACGTTAGTTCAATGCCAAGAGGTTCTGACACTggtttctgtgtgtctttcttttccttattgggGTGTTCTGTGCGAACACGAGTACATTTTCTCAATACATATTCTATGAGATCCGCCCAGTCCTGAAACAGTCAATCTTCATTTAGGATTGGTattaagaaacagaagaataatgAAGTCTTGAAACACATGACTAGTTATAAAGTTCATAAATATGGTTGGGATTATATCTTCCATACAAAAGTCAAGAGATATCTAAAGACAAATGATGCATTTTACATGATAAAAACTTACTGCACACAATTCGAAGCCTTCTTTCCAAATGCGTAGAAATACTCTCAAAATTGGTGGCTGCAGTAAAACATTAACATTACGTAAGTCTCCTGCAATGTGATGCATCATTGTGAATATGCAGTCATTTACGGTTTCATCATTGATGTTGAAGTTTTCGAGGAGACGGCCATATTGACGCATCATGTCCATGGTGGCAAACCTAAAAGCAAAAGAATAAACCAATATAATAATATGGAAAAAATGTATTCAACAATTATCACTGATGATGCAATGCACTCCCAAGTTACAAAAGACTTATTTATAATTTGGCTTCAAGTTAAGGTACTTACTGCTTGATGTGATTTACAATGCTGAAACTCTGCAAGGATGCCATTGTGAGGTTGTTGCCCTCCTGAGTTGTTAAGAATCGATGATTTGTCGTAATGAGATCTTGGAGATAATTGAGGTTCAATACCCCTGGCCTGTACATGCGTATCAACAAGACGAACAACTGTCGGACTTCAACAAGTTGCCCTAGTTCCTCTGAAAATAAAAATccaatatattcataaaaaaaaaaaaaaaatatttggttaaAAAAATCTATTTCATGTTGTTACAAACCTATCAAATCCAAATGATACTACTATAAAACTACATAATGTCAAATAATCAAATCATTCAATTAACAACTATATCATTcaattttccatctctcttccatccttagGTTTAACTGCACCCACTAATTATCTCTAATTCAAGTCATGTGACCAAACCTTTTATCTGCAATAAATTCCCAGCATTACATAAGTTCTGCTCCTTCTTCAGACAGACATCGAAAGCTACAAAAAATTCTCTGAGAGCTGTAACCACAAGATGCAGGCGTCTGACATGAGGGAGCAGGTTGTCTTCACCAGAACGGACTGCTTGTTCCAGTTCTTCTTGCATAACTACTCCTTCATATACCAAGTATGAAACCACCTGGAAAAAGCACCCTACATTAGCATATAATTTCTGTCTGAAATTCTGCAAATTGTgtaacatactgtatatatttcatgtacaCATAACTGCCAATTTACAaaatatttgtctttcatattaaagagatttagggaaaaaaaaaaaaaaaaaattgtataaaacATTTTTCTAAATAAAACTTGCGTCAAATAAGGCAATTTCATATTtcaatttgcataaatatatattggaaCATATTGTTCTTTTTCACTCAATATTCAGTGACTCAAAATTTTATACTTTGTAAACTGAGGCAAGTTCAGAAGAATATCgaattattacaataaataaaattaatatctgAATCTATGAAAGATCTTTGCTAATACTTACATCAACAGATAAAACTGGACAAATTTGTGAGAGCTCCAAATCCAGCTCAACAGCAAAGCGCAGGAAGTATGTTATGAGCCACAAAACATGAGATTTGTCAAGATCAATTTGGTAGGGTAACATAACTTGTAGTCTTAAACCCTGTACCATATTAGAATACCCATTAAGCATAAAGTCAACGGTGAACTCCTTCAGTAAGTTTGATATGTCATCTGCTGTTGGGTGATGATGTAAGAGGGCCTTTGCCTTTATGCTATTGCTCTCTTTGCGTTTCATCAATTTACTCCGCTTGATGTTTCTTTCCTGTAGCGCCTTCTGCAACATTTTGGCTGGTCTTGGCTTGCTCAGCATCTTGTGAGGCTTCTGATGATGTGGTCGCTTGGCATGGGGGCCCTCGTCACATTCTGAGCCTGTTGAGTTACTTGATTCATTATTCTCCTGGGTCTCTGAAAGCATCTTCTGTGACATTGTATGTCTGGATCTTTTCTGACCTGTTAAAGGTTTATTCTTAAGCAACTTTGGCAACTGAGGTGGAGGCTTTTTCTCACTTGAATCACCACTTGACCCTGACTCCTCTTTGTTTGGGGGTCTCTTGATGGATTCCTGTGATGAACACATTTGCTGATTGACCTCCTCGTCCATTTGGCCCATATTATCTATGGTCTCTACTCTTAATGGTGTTGGGTCACAGCCACCATCCTCCATTAGCAATGAGCCAACAGCTGTTAGAATTTCATCTTCAACATTATGAATGTACTGCGGAGGATTTGGATCCCTACTATCAATGTCTATCTGTGATATTGGGGATTCCTGGCCCATTGCAGGCACTGGACTACTACCTTCACTacccccttcacttcctccacttcctccttggtcactttctctttcactcagttCATCTTTCATGTCACATGCACTATCCTTGACATTGTCAAGTCCTAAAGGTGAGGTTTCCATTTGGTCTATGGATACATTTCCGAGCTTATTTTTACTACGTTGTACTTTTATTTTCTGGACTTGGTCCAAATTATTTACTGATGCTTGATCAGTGGAATATTGCTGACTATCATCATTTGTAGAAGTGGAGTTCCACGTTTTCTGCATACCAATATGCTGACTAGTGCCCTCAGAGACTGACTCTTCGGGAGACGAATCCATGTTAGAACCTGAGCGACCAAACCCACTGTCCTTGCAGCTATCTGCTTTATCTGTCTTTGTAATCCTTGAAGTGTCTGaattttcattactttcatttaCATTTGGATGTGTCTTCTCCCCTTTGTTAACACTGTCAACAGGAGATAACCTTTCTGAGGAGTCTGATACTGGATCAGATGTTGAGATGGCATCCTGTGAAGACAACAAGAGTAAGTGTTAAAGTTATTAGATACTTTTGATAAAACAGATTTCAGTGATTACTGAAATATCCAACTTATATGcttgtaaagagaagaaaaaatctacTCACTGAGGATGACGATGACATGGTGTTGTTCTCATCATCCTCCGAACTCTCTGAGAGAGAGGATTCCAACCACTCGTGGATAAGCTTTCGAATTGTGCTTTGCTGCTGCTCACGATACATCAAGGAAACAAGCTGCACTAAGGTGACATTCCACAAATGCtgtgaagaaaaaattaaaatgatcctTTACTGTGATTACTGAATATTTATGGAACTGATAGTCACAAAagccttttcattattttaacaacttatgatattaaatatatacagtaaGGTTAATGAAATGAGAGATTAAAATGAGTCTGTCAATTCaaaaaactgaaactgaaaaaTCCTTGTCTGGCTTTAAgaaatattggtgtatatatttagaaaaaaaaagctttcagatttttttttcagtgatgcATAAACCTGGAAgaacataaattataaaaaaaaaaaaaattaatagaaagTATTTTGActttaaaataataagaaatgtaGAAGGCACTACCATGTAGGAAAATGGACAATACATAGTTGTAAGTACATCATTATGTTACAataggaaaaacgaaagaaaaaagaaagaagaagacaaactCACCTGCTGGTCACAAGTTAGCAACTGTATCAAGATATTGTCAAATCTATGAGCAAACAGGTTCCACATTATTTGGTCTTCTGTCAAAACATCTGGACTTGTTCCAGCCTgaacaaaagagaggaagataatatataatatgaaagatAAATTATTTTCTTCATGATAATTTCCTAACATTAGAATAATCAAAATTACAAAACTCTTTACACCCAGTATAATTCATCATGTAATCTGTCAGACAAACTATCCAAAACTTTTTAATGACTACAAACTTCTACATTCCTCTTAGTCGACAGATTTGCTTCCATCCAACATGTAAACCTCAatgaaaaccaaacaaaaaactaTGCCCATACCTGCTGAtttgacgatgaggatgatgttggTGGATTGTACATGGCTTTGTTAATGAGTGGGCAAGGGATGTTGCTCACGTGAAGGAGGTTTCTCACGAGCAACAGGCAATGGTTGATAAGTTCACACTCGGCAAGGCTTAGCACCTTTGAATCctggacaaaaagaaaaaagaaaatatataattgaagGATAAGTGATTATGCATTTATGCAATATGGatgtgaagggtgagggagaatgggtgggggggggggaagggggagggggaaggggagggagagaaggagagagggagggagggaggaagggatggatggagggagggagggaggaagggatggatggatggagggagggagagagggagaaagggagagagggagagagggagagagggagagagagagggagagggagagggagagggagagggagagggagagagagagagagagagagagagagagagagagagagagagagagagagagagagagagagagagagagagagtgagagagtgagagagtgagagagtgagagagtaagagagtgagtgagagagagagagagagagagagagagagagagagagagagagagagagagagagagagagagagagagagagagagagagagatagagagatagagagatagagagatagagagatagagagatagagagatagagagagagagagagagagagagagagagagagagagagagagagagagagagagagagagagagagagagagagagagagagagagatggagagagaatggagagagaatggagagagaatggagagagaatggagagagaatggagagagaatggtagagagagaatggtagagaatggtagagagagaatggtagagaaggatgtagagagagaatggtagagaaggatgtagagagaatgagagagaatgagaaagagagaatgagaatgggaaagagaatgagaaagagaaagagagagagagatgggggtaaaGCCAGAGATAGTAGAAAGGGAGACTGATATCTATAATaccgagaaaaaaatgtatatatactgtaagaTTCTATTCATGACTCACCTGTAAGACAGTGCTCATCAAATCAATGAGAGCTTTTGTGACGCGGGTGTCTAGGAATAGTTTCTTAGTCATTACTATGGACGATTCCAGTTCATGTACAATGTGCCGACCCTCATAATTTCTTCCCATTATCTCCACCGGCATGAGGCACTCCACAGGCGTCATCAGCTCTTGTAACACCCTAAAAAATGAGTTAAATGAAGCCCATAAATATTAACTGTCATGATGATATGTAACTTTTTATGTAACACACTGAAAAAACATTTTAActttagatgtaaaaaaaaaaaaaaaaaaaaaaaaaaacaactccctatatatatatatatatacatcctgtagtacataaaaaaaagaaaaaaaaatgaaaatttatgaCTGTTTTTTACGATTTTATGTCAtaataaaatgagaaagggaaaaaaaaaaaaaaaaaaaaaatatatatatatatataattcaattctTTTGTTGTCaggaaaagcaataaaaataatagtctaAATTTGTCGG
The window above is part of the Penaeus chinensis breed Huanghai No. 1 chromosome 14, ASM1920278v2, whole genome shotgun sequence genome. Proteins encoded here:
- the LOC125032624 gene encoding protein timeless-like isoform X2, with product MEATIKVLQELMTPVECLMPVEIMGRNYEGRHIVHELESSIVMTKKLFLDTRVTKALIDLMSTVLQDSKVLSLAECELINHCLLLVRNLLHVSNIPCPLINKAMYNPPTSSSSSNQQAGTSPDVLTEDQIMWNLFAHRFDNILIQLLTCDQQHLWNVTLVQLVSLMYREQQQSTIRKLIHEWLESSLSESSEDDENNTMSSSSSDAISTSDPVSDSSERLSPVDSVNKGEKTHPNVNESNENSDTSRITKTDKADSCKDSGFGRSGSNMDSSPEESVSEGTSQHIGMQKTWNSTSTNDDSQQYSTDQASVNNLDQVQKIKVQRSKNKLGNVSIDQMETSPLGLDNVKDSACDMKDELSERESDQGGSGGSEGGSEGSSPVPAMGQESPISQIDIDSRDPNPPQYIHNVEDEILTAVGSLLMEDGGCDPTPLRVETIDNMGQMDEEVNQQMCSSQESIKRPPNKEESGSSGDSSEKKPPPQLPKLLKNKPLTGQKRSRHTMSQKMLSETQENNESSNSTGSECDEGPHAKRPHHQKPHKMLSKPRPAKMLQKALQERNIKRSKLMKRKESNSIKAKALLHHHPTADDISNLLKEFTVDFMLNGYSNMVQGLRLQVMLPYQIDLDKSHVLWLITYFLRFAVELDLELSQICPVLSVDVVSYLVYEGVVMQEELEQAVRSGEDNLLPHVRRLHLVVTALREFFVAFDVCLKKEQNLCNAGNLLQIKEELGQLVEVRQLFVLLIRMYRPGVLNLNYLQDLITTNHRFLTTQEGNNLTMASLQSFSIVNHIKQFATMDMMRQYGRLLENFNINDETVNDCIFTMMHHIAGDLRNVNVLLQPPILRVFLRIWKEGFELCADWADLIEYVLRKCTRVRTEHPNKEKKDTQKPVSEPLGIELTDEDLDQLYSLYTASTSEQDLMDKIKEICCDDSIEEPIKKEVIQKLLARGFITTSECSKLCAEIPPIEPLASKSEGALSVECDVMQVSSDSEESMDVPQSAPEHTLKNINKKYSEKNINEVHAMMPLLGPLKSKKLALQEVDNAKNLEEKIIPLHKETSDSVQGASSDKTEESAESNMTCTEDSTDWDDNTTITMLIGQLKEEGYGAQVQWLQLQLLEACYSKLKMVGPNLPKAEPVPCHFTLSNQSIPLVPWTSEQEEAFSSLKFRQLLGELGFHLPSDTGKIFPRIPHFWCPEVLFMVAKRLGPINSKEMTTPLSSRIHHCLIVMTPLNELATAPWRTIALAPHHPLPQ
- the LOC125032624 gene encoding protein timeless-like isoform X1, which gives rise to MEATIKVLQELMTPVECLMPVEIMGRNYEGRHIVHELESSIVMTKKLFLDTRVTKALIDLMSTVLQDSKVLSLAECELINHCLLLVRNLLHVSNIPCPLINKAMYNPPTSSSSSNQQAGTSPDVLTEDQIMWNLFAHRFDNILIQLLTCDQQHLWNVTLVQLVSLMYREQQQSTIRKLIHEWLESSLSESSEDDENNTMSSSSSDAISTSDPVSDSSERLSPVDSVNKGEKTHPNVNESNENSDTSRITKTDKADSCKDSGFGRSGSNMDSSPEESVSEGTSQHIGMQKTWNSTSTNDDSQQYSTDQASVNNLDQVQKIKVQRSKNKLGNVSIDQMETSPLGLDNVKDSACDMKDELSERESDQGGSGGSEGGSEGSSPVPAMGQESPISQIDIDSRDPNPPQYIHNVEDEILTAVGSLLMEDGGCDPTPLRVETIDNMGQMDEEVNQQMCSSQESIKRPPNKEESGSSGDSSEKKPPPQLPKLLKNKPLTGQKRSRHTMSQKMLSETQENNESSNSTGSECDEGPHAKRPHHQKPHKMLSKPRPAKMLQKALQERNIKRSKLMKRKESNSIKAKALLHHHPTADDISNLLKEFTVDFMLNGYSNMVQGLRLQVMLPYQIDLDKSHVLWLITYFLRFAVELDLELSQICPVLSVDVVSYLVYEGVVMQEELEQAVRSGEDNLLPHVRRLHLVVTALREFFVAFDVCLKKEQNLCNAGNLLQIKEELGQLVEVRQLFVLLIRMYRPGVLNLNYLQDLITTNHRFLTTQEGNNLTMASLQSFSIVNHIKQFATMDMMRQYGRLLENFNINDETVNDCIFTMMHHIAGDLRNVNVLLQPPILRVFLRIWKEGFELCADWADLIEYVLRKCTRVRTEHPNKEKKDTQKPVSEPLGIELTDEDLDQLYSLYTASTSEQDLMDKIKEICCDDSIEEPIKKEVIQKLLARGFITTSECSKLCAEIPPIEPLASKSEGALSVECDVMQVSSDSEESMDVPQSAPEHTLKNINKKYSEKNINEVHAMMPLLGPLKSKKLALQEVDNAKNLEEKIIPLHKETSDSVQGASSDKTEESAESNMTCTEDSTDWDDNTTITMLIGQLKEEGYGAQVQWLQLQLLEACYSKLKMVGPNLPKAEPVPCHFTLSNQSIPLVPWTSEQEEAFSSLKFRQLLGELGFHLPSDTGKIFPRIPHFWCPEVLFMVAKRLGPINSSSLRVSVEWMQDMMQQMRAMTLTGALGTLGTQGDDDTAVLKDSSLLDCDDSSERVSDCSMENNRSSPTSPASSIDEKLALLHDEETESSEFSQRIPMAGLMVSPAGVPAGHEIQDDPDSLMTSPVQVISTTDDVMMMLSDTEEAPASVEVPSLCSENLEVKMDT